The following proteins are encoded in a genomic region of Pseudomonas sp. Os17:
- a CDS encoding glucosaminidase domain-containing protein: MSAKLCNNINAVTFVSKYKAACQPIADQLDLPVENILGLAAQESQYGAGRIARELNNYFSMHAPAPLQISAESAQGSASVKVAKFDSFQKSAQSFALRYGASVRGKREPMEFAQALVRSGYNSGDAATGGRNGFADYLAKIILSVRGRLAC; encoded by the coding sequence TTGAGCGCCAAACTGTGCAACAACATCAATGCCGTCACCTTTGTCAGTAAATACAAGGCGGCCTGCCAGCCGATCGCCGACCAACTGGACCTGCCGGTGGAAAACATCCTCGGCCTGGCGGCTCAGGAGAGCCAGTACGGGGCGGGGCGGATCGCGCGGGAACTGAACAACTACTTCTCCATGCACGCACCGGCGCCCTTGCAGATCAGCGCCGAATCGGCCCAGGGCAGCGCCAGCGTCAAGGTGGCGAAGTTCGACTCCTTCCAGAAATCCGCCCAGTCCTTCGCCTTGCGCTATGGCGCCTCGGTGCGCGGCAAGCGCGAGCCCATGGAGTTCGCCCAGGCCCTGGTGCGCAGCGGCTACAACAGTGGCGATGCGGCCACCGGCGGGCGCAATGGTTTTGCCGACTACCTGGCAAAGATCATCCTCTCGGTCAGGGGGCGTCTGGCGTGCTGA
- a CDS encoding ABC transporter permease — protein MADHLSQVEGIDGAARLPAVRLRQRRRDRASAPWLLGAALLVSLLALVPLGFVVAVSIQTGWAGIAELVLRPRVAELLFNTLLLLLLTLPLCVLLGVALAWLTERSDLPGRRAWAALAVAPMAVPAFVHSYAWVSLLPALHGLPAAVLVSVIAYCPFVYLPVAATLRRLDPALEDVAQSLGLRPRAQFLRVVLPQLRLAIAGGALLVGLHLLAEYGLYAMIRFDTFTTAIYDQFQSTYNGPAANMLAGVLVVCCLVLLSAESACRGQARYARVGSGSPRTQPLQSLSGLGRCAGLLLVGLSSALALGVPLLTLGNWLLAGGSEAWQVPELLPSLGQTLALASLGALLTTCAAFPLAWLSIRAPGRLLRLLESANYIASSLPGIVVALALVTVTVRYARPIYQTSLTVLLAYGLMFLPRALVSLRAGIAQAPVELEHIARSLGRTPLQALWRVTLRLVAPGAAAGAALVFLAISNELTATLLLAPNGTRTLASAFWARTSEIDYAAAAPYALLMILISLPLTGLLYHQSRRTAGR, from the coding sequence ATGGCTGACCATCTGTCACAGGTCGAGGGCATCGACGGCGCCGCCCGCCTGCCCGCGGTGCGACTGCGCCAGCGTCGCCGCGACCGCGCCAGCGCGCCCTGGCTGCTGGGGGCTGCGCTGCTGGTGTCGTTGCTGGCCCTGGTGCCCCTGGGGTTCGTCGTCGCGGTGTCGATCCAGACCGGTTGGGCCGGCATCGCCGAGCTGGTGCTGCGGCCCCGGGTCGCGGAGCTGTTGTTCAACACCCTGCTGTTGCTGCTCCTGACCCTGCCGCTGTGCGTGCTGCTGGGGGTGGCCCTGGCCTGGCTCACCGAGCGCAGCGATCTGCCCGGAAGGCGGGCCTGGGCGGCGCTGGCGGTGGCGCCCATGGCGGTGCCGGCGTTCGTCCACAGCTACGCCTGGGTCAGCCTGCTGCCGGCCTTGCACGGGTTGCCCGCGGCGGTGCTGGTGTCGGTGATCGCCTATTGCCCCTTCGTCTATCTGCCGGTAGCCGCCACCCTGCGCCGCCTCGATCCGGCCCTCGAAGACGTCGCCCAATCCCTTGGGCTCAGGCCTCGGGCGCAGTTCTTGCGGGTGGTGCTGCCGCAATTGCGCCTGGCCATCGCCGGTGGCGCGCTGCTGGTGGGCCTGCACCTGCTGGCGGAGTACGGCCTGTACGCGATGATCCGCTTCGACACCTTCACCACGGCCATCTACGACCAGTTCCAGTCCACCTACAACGGGCCGGCGGCGAACATGCTGGCGGGGGTCCTGGTGGTGTGCTGCCTGGTGTTGCTCAGTGCCGAGTCCGCCTGTCGGGGGCAGGCACGCTACGCCCGGGTCGGCTCGGGCAGCCCGCGGACCCAGCCGCTGCAGAGCCTGTCCGGCCTCGGCCGCTGCGCCGGTCTGTTGCTGGTGGGCTTGAGCAGCGCACTGGCCCTGGGCGTGCCGCTGCTGACCCTGGGCAACTGGTTGCTGGCCGGCGGCAGCGAAGCCTGGCAAGTTCCGGAACTGCTGCCCAGCCTGGGGCAGACCCTGGCTCTGGCCAGTCTCGGCGCCCTGCTCACCACCTGTGCGGCGTTTCCCCTGGCCTGGTTGTCGATCCGGGCGCCGGGGCGCCTGCTGCGGCTGCTGGAAAGCGCCAACTACATTGCCAGTTCGCTGCCGGGAATCGTCGTCGCCCTGGCCCTGGTGACCGTCACGGTGAGGTACGCCCGGCCGATCTACCAGACCAGCCTCACGGTGCTCCTGGCCTATGGGTTGATGTTCCTGCCCCGGGCCCTGGTCAGCTTGCGGGCCGGTATCGCCCAGGCACCGGTGGAGCTGGAGCATATCGCTCGCAGCCTGGGGCGCACGCCATTGCAGGCCCTGTGGCGGGTCACCCTGCGCCTGGTGGCCCCCGGGGCTGCGGCCGGTGCGGCCCTGGTGTTTCTGGCCATCAGCAATGAGCTGACCGCCACCCTGTTGCTGGCCCCCAATGGCACCCGGACCCTGGCCAGCGCGTTCTGGGCCCGGACCAGCGAAATCGACTACGCCGCTGCCGCGCCCTATGCCTTGCTCATGATCCTGATCTCACTGCCGTTGACCGGCCTTCTCTACCATCAATCCAGACGCACGGCGGGCCGATGA
- a CDS encoding AzlC family ABC transporter permease: protein MQQQSQPELLTGRLELWRRVAPTALAIVPVSMLFGVLAARADWSLLEVALVGLLGFTGSGQFAALPLAQSGAGFFTLLLLTASLNSRYLPMAFASSARLPRRWLPKAAAAHLLGDEAYATETPGDSPAAVLMIRATIFLTWVLSGVLGACLGRALPAHWVGAELNLGYPASVVLMYLALSQLRRRLAGLPGRRLAILVRLALCVALSLALIRLLGTLYFWIPSVLATSVLLVWARS from the coding sequence ATGCAGCAGCAATCACAGCCAGAGTTATTGACCGGCCGGCTCGAGCTCTGGCGCCGGGTCGCGCCGACGGCCCTGGCCATTGTTCCGGTCAGCATGCTGTTTGGCGTACTGGCGGCCCGCGCCGACTGGTCGTTGCTGGAGGTGGCCCTGGTGGGCCTGCTGGGGTTCACCGGCAGCGGCCAGTTTGCCGCCCTGCCCCTGGCCCAATCCGGCGCCGGGTTCTTCACCCTGTTGCTGCTGACCGCCTCGCTCAACAGCCGCTACCTGCCGATGGCCTTCGCCTCGTCGGCGCGGCTGCCGCGCCGGTGGCTGCCCAAGGCCGCGGCGGCCCATCTGCTGGGGGACGAGGCCTACGCCACCGAGACCCCGGGAGACAGCCCGGCCGCGGTGCTGATGATCCGGGCAACGATTTTCCTCACCTGGGTCCTGTCCGGGGTACTCGGGGCCTGTTTGGGGCGCGCGCTGCCCGCGCATTGGGTCGGCGCCGAGCTCAATCTCGGCTACCCCGCCAGTGTGGTGTTGATGTACCTGGCGCTGAGCCAACTGCGCCGGCGCCTGGCGGGGCTCCCCGGGCGGCGTCTGGCAATCCTGGTGCGCCTGGCGCTGTGTGTGGCCCTGAGCCTGGCGCTGATCCGCCTGCTGGGTACCCTGTACTTCTGGATCCCCAGCGTACTGGCCACCAGCGTGCTCCTGGTCTGGGCCCGATCATGA
- a CDS encoding iron ABC transporter substrate-binding protein, translating into MTLTPSSLFNTALLSAALLAIGQARAADADGILVYNAQHEGLTKAWVEGFTRETGIKVTLRNGDDSEMGNQLVQEGNASAADVFLTENSPAMALVDNAGLLAKVAPGTLEQVAAAYQPVHGNWVGIAARSTVFVYNPAKLGPGDLPKSLLDLAAPAWKGRWAASPAGADFQAIVSAVLELKGEAATLEWLKGIKANASVYRGNSAVLKAVNAGQVDSGVIYHYYSFVDQSKTGENSKNTALHYFKHQDPGAFVSLSGGAVLASSKHPQQAQAFLKWITGEHGQAVLRTGHSYEYAVGKGAASNPALVPLAELEAPQVDAARLNSKKAVDLMTQAGLL; encoded by the coding sequence ATGACCCTCACGCCCTCTTCGCTGTTCAACACCGCCCTGCTCAGCGCCGCCTTGCTGGCCATCGGGCAGGCCCGCGCCGCCGACGCCGACGGCATCCTGGTCTACAACGCCCAGCACGAGGGGCTGACCAAGGCCTGGGTGGAAGGCTTCACCCGGGAAACCGGGATCAAGGTCACCCTGCGCAACGGCGATGACAGCGAGATGGGCAACCAGCTGGTGCAGGAAGGCAACGCGTCGGCGGCGGATGTGTTCCTCACCGAGAACTCCCCGGCCATGGCCTTGGTGGACAACGCCGGGCTGCTCGCCAAAGTGGCCCCAGGCACCCTGGAACAGGTGGCCGCTGCCTATCAGCCGGTCCATGGCAACTGGGTGGGAATTGCGGCGCGCTCCACGGTGTTCGTCTACAACCCGGCCAAGCTCGGCCCGGGCGACCTGCCCAAATCCCTGCTGGATCTGGCGGCGCCCGCCTGGAAAGGCCGCTGGGCCGCATCTCCTGCCGGGGCCGACTTCCAGGCCATTGTCAGCGCGGTACTGGAACTCAAGGGCGAAGCCGCGACCCTGGAATGGCTCAAGGGCATCAAGGCCAATGCCAGCGTCTATCGCGGCAACAGCGCGGTGCTCAAGGCGGTCAATGCCGGTCAGGTGGACAGCGGCGTGATCTATCACTACTACAGCTTCGTCGACCAGTCCAAGACCGGCGAGAACAGCAAGAACACCGCCCTGCACTACTTCAAGCATCAGGATCCGGGGGCCTTCGTCAGCCTTTCCGGCGGCGCCGTGCTGGCCAGCAGCAAGCACCCGCAACAGGCCCAGGCGTTCCTCAAGTGGATCACCGGCGAACACGGCCAGGCGGTGCTCCGGACCGGTCACTCATACGAGTACGCCGTGGGCAAGGGCGCGGCCTCCAACCCGGCCCTGGTGCCGCTGGCCGAACTGGAGGCGCCCCAGGTGGATGCCGCCAGGCTCAACAGCAAAAAGGCGGTGGACCTGATGACCCAGGCCGGTCTGCTGTAA